A single genomic interval of Rosistilla ulvae harbors:
- a CDS encoding IS4 family transposase has translation MKSQGESMQPTSIAYEFQDIQLGDKRLNDRAEALLASLAANPSASINEACSGWDETKAAYRLFDNPNVDPEAILGAHAEKTLQRIKAQDTVCIAQDTTELDYTAHPPGGVRNLDRLGRRGLYDHSHIAFTPEKLCLGVVGVKFYDRDKEALGTSKKREGQPLHTGEGQRWLDGYRKACEIAGKCPETQIVSLADREGDIYDIFVEADQHETPAQFVIRSQRKRSLPEKDPDGGPAAYKKMRAEIASAQPVAYREVQLPQTPERTKGSGNKQHPGREARTAKLEIRAKRMTLRAPHNKQSSMPPVEISVVWVSEIDGPGDGTEVDWLLLSSLPVDTISQTLRIVDLYVARWPIEVFFRVFKTGCRVEEIQLEARDRLIRALMFYKVIAWRIMFVTFLGRECPELPCDVVFSEAEWKSVWKVVKKTAPPKQAPELSQFIPVLATLGGYNHREGDGPPGAEVIWRGTRRMLDFALCWQAFGPDQ, from the coding sequence ATGAAATCTCAAGGTGAAAGCATGCAACCGACCAGTATCGCATACGAATTTCAAGATATTCAACTTGGAGACAAACGTCTCAACGATCGAGCCGAAGCGTTGCTCGCCTCGCTGGCGGCCAACCCTTCGGCCAGTATCAACGAAGCTTGCAGTGGCTGGGACGAAACCAAAGCCGCCTACCGTCTATTCGATAACCCCAACGTCGATCCCGAAGCCATTCTCGGGGCTCACGCTGAAAAGACACTCCAACGAATCAAAGCCCAAGACACCGTTTGCATCGCACAAGATACCACCGAACTGGACTACACCGCGCATCCGCCCGGAGGCGTCCGCAATCTCGATCGCTTAGGCCGCCGTGGACTTTACGATCATTCCCACATCGCCTTCACGCCGGAGAAACTTTGTCTCGGGGTGGTCGGTGTTAAGTTCTACGATCGCGACAAAGAAGCGCTCGGCACCAGCAAGAAGCGAGAAGGCCAACCCCTACACACCGGCGAAGGGCAACGATGGCTCGATGGTTACCGCAAGGCCTGCGAGATCGCCGGAAAATGTCCTGAAACTCAGATCGTTTCGCTGGCCGATCGCGAAGGAGACATCTACGACATTTTCGTCGAAGCCGATCAGCATGAAACACCGGCTCAGTTCGTCATTCGCTCGCAGCGAAAACGCTCGTTGCCGGAGAAAGACCCCGATGGCGGGCCTGCGGCTTATAAGAAAATGCGTGCCGAAATCGCATCCGCCCAGCCGGTCGCTTACCGCGAAGTCCAGCTTCCCCAAACGCCCGAGCGAACCAAAGGATCAGGAAACAAACAACACCCCGGCCGTGAAGCACGCACTGCGAAGTTAGAAATTCGAGCGAAGCGGATGACTCTTCGTGCGCCACACAACAAGCAGTCTTCGATGCCGCCGGTCGAGATCAGTGTCGTTTGGGTGAGCGAGATCGATGGCCCAGGCGACGGAACCGAAGTCGACTGGCTGTTACTGAGTTCTCTGCCGGTCGACACGATTTCCCAGACGCTGCGGATTGTGGATTTGTATGTGGCTCGTTGGCCAATCGAAGTATTCTTTCGAGTTTTCAAAACTGGCTGCCGGGTCGAAGAGATTCAACTCGAAGCGAGAGACCGACTGATCCGCGCGTTGATGTTTTACAAAGTGATCGCATGGCGGATCATGTTTGTGACCTTCTTAGGCCGCGAGTGTCCAGAGCTTCCCTGTGATGTCGTCTTCAGCGAAGCGGAATGGAAGTCGGTCTGGAAAGTGGTGAAAAAGACGGCTCCCCCAAAGCAAGCTCCTGAGCTGTCACAATTCATCCCGGTCCTTGCGACCCTTGGCGGCTACAATCACCGCGAAGGCGACGGTCCGCCGGGAGCCGAAGTGATCTGGCGAGGCACGCGGCGAATGCTCGACTTCGCCCTCTGCTGGCAAGCCTTCGGACCAGACCAATGA